The following nucleotide sequence is from bacterium.
GAACCTGAATTTCCGTGACCAGGTCCCCTTCCTCAGTCTGCATCGGGTTTGTCAGGTAGAGTTCCCTGCTTGGGCCAGCCACCTCGTATCCGGCCTGGGCCGCCCAGGTCAGGATGCGGTCGTAGGCGAGTCCTACCTTGCCGTACCCTCCATGATGACGCACAAAGGCGACAGTGGCGGCCGGCAGTTGCCGGATGGCGACACCGTCTCCCGGTTTCAGAGCGGCGGCAGGGTCAATGGGGATGCACGCCTCGAAGCGCACGCCCTCGGCCGGCACCTGGTCCGGGGGAGAGGGGAACAGGGCCATGGGATAGGAGGCTACCTTGCCTCCGCTCACCAGGACCCAGCGAAACAGCTCCATGAATACCCGGCCCACCTCGTCGAAGGAGCCGGTTGATTCAAGAGAGGCCACCGTGAGAGCGGGGGTTTCCTTGATATCGATCTTTGGCATGTCCATATCTCTCCTTAACACGAGTGAATCGTGAACCGTGAAAGGTGATGGACTCGCAAAAAGTCCATCAACGCGCCCCGAGCGGGGCGCCCAAATCAATGACTCACACCGTAAATCATTGATTTGTAAGGAAAGGGAAAACGACGCTTTTCCCTTTCCGTGGAGCGAAAAGTCCCGGATTGGACTTTTTGCGACTCTATCAAAGGTGAATCGTAAAACCGTTCACGTTTCACTTTTCACGTTTCACCAGTAAGAGCACACCCTACATCCCCTTCCAAAGCTGAATTATCCTGCCGATAGTGGCTTCTTTTGTTTTCAGCATTTCGTCCTTGCTGCGGCAATC
It contains:
- a CDS encoding GyrI-like domain-containing protein, encoding MPKIDIKETPALTVASLESTGSFDEVGRVFMELFRWVLVSGGKVASYPMALFPSPPDQVPAEGVRFEACIPIDPAAALKPGDGVAIRQLPAATVAFVRHHGGYGKVGLAYDRILTWAAQAGYEVAGPSRELYLTNPMQTEEGDLVTEIQVPVRKSA